The following are encoded in a window of Bos indicus isolate NIAB-ARS_2022 breed Sahiwal x Tharparkar chromosome 21, NIAB-ARS_B.indTharparkar_mat_pri_1.0, whole genome shotgun sequence genomic DNA:
- the SERPINA6 gene encoding corticosteroid-binding globulin, translated as MLPTLYTCLLWLSTSGLWTVQAKGSDTDMSTRNPHRDLAPNNVDFAFTLYKHLVASAPGKNVFISPVSISTALAMLSLGARGYTREQLLQGLGFNLTEMSEGEIHRAFRHLHHLLRESNTTLDMTMGNALFLDHSLELLESFSADTKHYYELEALTTDFQDWAGASRQINEYIKNKTQGNIVDLFSESDSSATLILVNYIFFKGMWAHSFDLESTREENFHVNEATTVQVPMMFQSNTIKYLNDSVLPCQLVQLDYTGNETVFFVLPVKGKMDSVITALSRDTIQRWSKSLTMSQVDLYIPKISISGAYDLGGIMGDMGIADLLSNRTHFSGITQEALPKVSKVVHKAALQVDEKGLEADAPTRLSLSAAPGQLTLRFNRPFIIMIFDDFTWSSLFLGKVVNPT; from the exons ATGCTACCCACCCTGTACACCTGTCTCCTCTGGCTGTCTACCAGTGGGCTCTGGACCGTCCAGGCTAAGGGCTCTGACACTGACATGAGCACAAGGAACCCTCACCGGGACTTGGCTCCAAACAATGTTGACTTTGCCTTTACCCTGTATAAGCACCTAGTGGCCTCAGCTCCCGGCAAGAATGTCTTCATCTCCCCTGTGAGCATCTCCACGGCCTTAGCTATGCTGTCCCTGGGCGCCAGAGGCTACACACGGGAGCAGCTTCTCCAAGGCCTGGGCTTCAACCTTACTGAGATGTCCGAAGGTGAGATCCACCGGGCCTTCCGGcatctccaccacctcctcaGGGAGTCAAACACCACCTTGGACATGACCATGGGCAATGCCTTGTTCCTTGACCACAGCCTGGAGCTTCTGGAGTCATTCTCAGCAGACACCAAGCACTACTACGAGCTGGAGGCCTTGACCACAGATTTTCAGGACTGGGCAGGAGCCAGCAGACAAATCAACGAGTATATCAAGAATAAGACGCAAGGGAACATTGTGGACTTGTTCTCGGAGTCAGACAGCTCAGCCACACTCATCCTGGTCAACTACATCTTTTTTAAAG GCATGTGGGCGCACTCCTTCGACCTGGAAAGCACCAGAGAAGAAAACTTCCATGTGAACGAGGCAACCACAGTGCAGGTGCCCATGATGTTCCAGTCGAACACCATCAAGTACCTGAACGACTCGGTGCTCCCCTGCCAGCTGGTACAGCTGGACTATACAGGCAATGAGACTGTCTTCTTCGTGCTCCCAGTCAAGGGGAAGATGGACTCGGTCATCACCGCGCTGAGCCGGGACACCATTCAGAGGTGGTCCAAGTCCCTAACCATGAG CCAGGTGGACCTGTACATCCCAAAGATCTCCATCTCTGGAGCCTACGACCTTGGGGGCATCATGGGGGACATGGGCATTGCAGACTTGCTCAGCAACCGGACACATTTCTCAGGCATCACCCAAGAGGCCCTGCCGAAGGTGTCAAAG GTGGTCCATAAGGCAGCGCTGCAGGTCGATGAGAAGGGCTTGGAGGCAGATGCCCCGACCCGGCTCAGCCTGAGCGCAGCGCCCGGGCAGCTCACCCTCCGCTTCAACCGGCCCTTCATCATCATGATCTTCGACGACTTCACGTGGAGCAGCCTCTTCCTGGGCAAGGTTGTGAATCCGACCTAA